TAATCTTACTAGTTTTGTAGTTTTAGGGcttatatttaggtttttgaaccatttgagtttatttttatatatggtgtgagggaatgttttaattttattgttctgCGTgcatgtccagttttctcagcaccacctattgaagaggctgtcttttctccattatatattcttgcctcctttgtcatagattaatggACCATAGGtatatgggtttatctctggctctctattctgtcccattgatctatattcctctttttgtgccaggaccatgctgttttgatcattatagctttgtagtatagtctgaagtctgggagggttatacCTCCAGCTTTTTATAAATATCATGGGATTTATCAACCATGTGGATTAGATTTACTGTCAGGTACTTCCCAGGTGACGCAAGTGGTAAAAAACcctcctgccatgcaggaaacagaagagatgcaggtttgatccctgggccaggaagaaagatcccctggacgagaggcatggcaatccacttcagtattcttgcctggagaatcccatggacagaggaccctggtgggctacagtccatagggttgcaaagagtcggacatgactgaaacaacttaactCGCATGTATACACCCTACAGATATCATTACTTTTCTTTGAGGGGTGGATTCTGGTCAGAGGAGCCTATTCTCCAAAGTAAAGGAGGTGACTTGTTTAATTCACCcattaacaaatattcattgaatccCACCCAACTTTTAGTTGTTTATATTTGCTTAGGGAGCTCTGTGGTAAGAgatagaaggagaagagaaactgGATTTTGTCACTCTCTGGATTTGCTATAAACGTTTCATTCTGTTATGTCTTTGAATATCAAAAGTCTCaaactgtttccattttaaagattgtttgtggactctggagtcagacagatctgGGTTTGGATTTTCATTTCACCACTTTCTAACAGTATGATTTTGGCAAATTACTTAGATTTTCTGAGTATCAGCTTCTTTATAATAAGAGGAGAACAATATTTATCTCCTAAGCTGCTTgtgtgaattaaatgaaataatctgtATAGACATGGGCATGTAGCAGGTGATCGGTAAAGTGCtgatccttctttctttctggtgctcttgctgcttttaataagGAGCACAATGGCATGGATTAAATAGCCCACAGGATTTCATTTTGATGTGGCACGGAATTACTCAGTTTGCCTTTTGAGAGAGGAGTGGGTGCAAACTGTGAATTGCCTAAGTTAGATATCAGTGGGAGCTTCtcatggagaattccatacaAATAAGGTTTGGGGAAGAGCTTTGGATTGGGATTAGAAGGTCGGGGTTCTAGCCTGTCTCTTCATTTTAGTAGCAGTGACCCCTAGGTAGGAAACCACTTAGCTTCTTAGGGTCTCTGTTTTCATGTCTGTAAAACAAGGATACCTGCCCTGCTTACCTAACAAGATACAACATGAAAACTACATTTAAAGTGCCTTGCAGATTTATGACCTGTTAGGCAAATGGAGTGGTTTTTCTTAGGATATTCATGAGTGCTACTTTACTGCCCTGAAGTAGCTGTGCATACCTTTTGGGCTTTCTTAGTAGTTTTGAGATGTATCCTGCTGGAGTGTTTTTTGAAACTTTGGTTATAGGGATAACAGAGCATTTGTGGGAATCTGATTGTTTGCTATTTGTGTTTAGGCCGCAGTGAAGATATACCCTCACACAGACAGTTCTGTCATGACACCCCAGATTCATCTCCTCCTAGGAAGGTTCGTCACGACACCCCGGATCCATCTCCTCCTAGAAGGGTTCGTCATGACACTCCAGATCCATCTCCTCCTCGAAGGGTTCGTCATGACACTCCAGATCCATCTCCTCCTAGGAAGGTTCGTCATGACACCCCGGATTCATCTCCTCCTAGGAAGGTTCGTCATGACACCCCGGATTCATCTCCTCCTAGGAAGGCCCGTCATGACACCCCGGATTCATCTCCTCCTAGGAAGATTCGTCATGGCACTCTGGATTCTGCTCCTCCTAGGAAGGTTCGTCATGATACCCCAGATCCATCTCCTCCTAGGAGGACCCGTCATGACACCCCAGATTCATCTCCTCCTAGGAGGACCTACCACAGTTCCTCAGATCTCTCTCCCGCCAGAAGGGCCCGTAATTGCTCCCCTGACACAGCTCAACCTAGAAGGACTCTTGACTCTGTGGATAGATCACAGCTCAGGAGGGCCCATCATAATTCCAGTGACTTGGCTGCTTATGTTCCTCACTCACTGCCCAGAACCAAAAGCAGTGAAGCCCCAGAAAGCTCTAGCAAAACTTCTCCACATTGGAAGGGGCCAGGACCTTCTCATCCATCactcccaaagaatagcaaatatGAGTATGACTCAGACCTCTCTCCTTTACGAAAAAAGAAGGCTACATCCCATGTTAGAAGTAAGCAGCATGATTCTAAAGGTGAGCATTTGTCCGTGAGAGGGACCTGTTCCCAGAGTGCTTTCTTTTGGATCTTTTAGTTGCTGTATTTGTGGTCTTTAGAAATGAGAATGGAGCTTTGGAGTTTTAAAAACTGGAGGGAAATAGTGAGAGGTTGGGCTGAGGAGAGTTAAAAATTAACAGTAGTAAGGTagaagtttttatatatattttttgttcattctcCCCACCTCATGAAAATACTACATGTTTGTTGCAGAAACTTTGGAATGTATAGAAACGTAGAAAAAGATCACACAAAATTCTGTCCAGTCAGAGGCAGTCTCTCTCTTGTAGCCAATgttcttttagtctttttttctaatcatttttgaTGTAGTTGAGACGTGTCTAGGCAGTAAGTAAATATTGCATGTGTAATcttgcttgcttttttcacttagcattatctTTCCTGAGTCATAAAATATCTCTTtgttaatataatttttgttGGTGTTCCATTAACCATTCCCCTAATATTGCATATTTTAGGTTATTTCTAAACCTTTTCCTCTGTAATTCTATAATGAACATCCTTATACATAAACAGTTGCTCTGTTCTGGattatttttgtatctatttCTAGATAGACTTCCTGGGAATTGAAGTGCTTTTAGATACGTTTCCTAGGGAACAAAGTAGAAATTTATTTACTGGCTCAGGGGGGTTCTTTGCTTATAGGACTGTTGATAACGTATTGCAGATTGCCTTTGGGGGAGGTGATTTGTGATGCCTATGTCTACAGCTCACCTGTGCAATGAAATTTGTTTGCTCCATCTTTTGTCCCTAGGtactgctttaatttttaattcaaatacatTGTTATGTTTTAGTCAAAAGACATCAGAAtatattctctgtgtgtgtgttagtcactcacttgtgtttgactctttctgactgtagtccaccaggctcctctgtccatgaattctccagaagaatactggagtgagttgccatttcctcctccaggggatcttcctgacccagggatcagacctgggtctcctgcatttgggcagattctttaccatctgaggcaccaggaaaacCCAGAATATATTCTAGGTCATCTTAACTTGCTAgagcttcctgggtagctcagatagtaaaagaatctgcctgcaatgtggaatacctgggttcaatccctggatcaggacaatcccttggaaaagggaatgggaacccactccagtattcttgcctggaaaattccatggaagaggagcctggaggaccacagtccatggggttgcaacgagttggatacgattgagcgactgacaACGCCACTGAGCCCTGAGTTCAGTTTGTTTTGGCCACTCTATGTGTGGATAAATATGGCACAGATGAGAATGGTGAGATGTCTTGTGCTAGTCGCAGTAACTGGTAACTTGGGAATAGAACCCCACCCATTGGTTTTAAAAGTTATCTCTGACTTTGCTCTTCTCCCTTGTCATGTATACTTATGTTTAGGTTAGTGATAGTTCCTCACAAGAGGACTAAATGAATGTTGAACATTAGCCTGgtacattcttttttagattttgccAAGGGGATTAAAATCTTTACTCTTCAATTTCTAGGCTCTTCCCCCACCCATAGGAAACATCACACTTTGGACTCTTCTTCCTACCCAGGTGACAGTAGGAAAACCTCTGATTCAGATCTTTCTCCTCCACGGCACAAACAGAGTTCAGGGCCCCAGGATTCCGACTCCGATCTGTCACCTCCGCGGAATAGACCTAGGCATCGGAGCTCTGATTCTGACCTCTCTCCACCAAGGAGAAAGCAGAGGGCCAAATCTTCTGATTCTGATCTGTCTCCACCTCGAAGGAGTCAGCCTCTGGGAAAGAAGGTAAGAACTTTCAGGAGCCATGTCTTAGTTTAGAGTAACTCATTTTCTAGCTCTGTACAGGTCTCAGAGATCAAGCCAGAGAAATCTAGCTCACAGGACCTCTAgagctcttttcttctctctgaaggcAAGACTGTCTAACTCAACCCAGGGGAACTTGCAAGTAGCAGATTTCCTAAATAGCATCTGCCTTTATGTTCTCTCAGTTCCACAAATCTCATTTTAATAGTTTAAACAAAACTTCCTATTTCTTATGAACAAATTGAGAATGTAGTTTACAGAGTGGAGTTAGGAGCACGAACTTTGTGTCAAACAGATCACACATGGAATTCTACTTCTTATGTGAGATTTGAGCAAGATACATAATATCTctaaacctcagcttcttcatctttaaaatgtagaTGATAGTAGTATATACTTCAGGttcttttgagaattaaatgctGTAGTGTAAGTAAAACTCTTAGCCCAGGGCCTGGGACAAAGTAAGCATTTAGTGTAAGCCATTTGGACTGTAGGTCTCTGTATCCAGAGCTTAAAGAGaggcatttaaaatataaaacgaCTTTAAAAATCTTATCGCCTGGGAAGTaagtattttgtattattttaaatctgCGATGAAGGCTGAATTAACAACATCCACATGAACCCCAAGTACTTGTGTTATAAAGAATACCACTACTAGTACAGAAATGTTAttccaaaaacagaaaaagagaaaaaaaagaaatgttattccAGTGAGTTGGTTAAGAAAGAGCCTGTGATGTGCATGTTACCTCCAACACAGACTTTTCAGGTAAGTCTCCTCTGTAGTCTATGTGGTCCTGGTAGGGTGGAACAGTCAGTCCCTAACCCCGGGATGTGGGGAGTGGAGTGAGGTCAGTGTTTCAACTGGACCCAGTGACATTTTTATGTATCTGCTTAGTCCATGGACAATTTAATATTAATCAGATTTAgcacattgctttttttttgaccatgtcacatggtatgcaggatctttattcagttccccaaccaaggattgaaaaccactggacttccagggaagtacCTAGCACATTGCTTAAGGATATTaggatataaaaatttatatacattgaTTGCGGGGTGGTTTGTTATTTTGATACAGGGTGGGTTTTAGTAAAAAGTTTGGATTTGGTCATATCTTGTCATTATCCTGAAATATAGCCACAATTTCAGGTTTGAAATTGATAGGTTTGCTTGACTTTGTGatttaaatggaatattttatcaGTGTTGATTCAGCTGAAATATTCAGCTCTACTGAAGGGCTCAGAGCTTGATAGAGGTTTCTGATCAGGTGACCTGAGAGTCTTCGTGTATGCAGTTTATATGCTAAAAAGTCAGAAATACAGATGCTTAGCCTGTCCTTtggttcacatggtaaagaatctgcctgcagtgtaggagatctgggtttgatccctgagtggggaagattccctggagaagggaatggctacccactccagtattcttgcctggagaattccatggacagaggaaccaggcaggctacagtccatggggtcacaaagagttggacacgactgaacgactaaaactttcactttttacagCCTTCCCTTTAGTAAATTGTTGGTTTGTGTTTCTGTTTGCTCTTAAACTTAACAGTACTGTTAATTTCCCATGAAATTccgttttatttcttctgttttgccAATCCTGTGGTTGATAATGAGAATATAAGGTAGCGTTTTTGGTTTGGTAATTGCTGATCCTCAGACATAACTGTACACCCACGGAGCCTGTTGCCACATTGTCTCATTAATGTTGGATGCTCCCTTTTCCATTGCATAGGCTGCACACATGTATTCTGGGGCTAAAACTGGGTTGGTGTTAACTGACATACAGCGAGAGCAGCAGGAGCTCAAGAAACGGGACCAAGAGACCATGGCATTTGAAGGTAAAAATGTGAAAGTGCAGAGACCAATTGAGGCTTCTGTagcttttacttaaaaaaataaaccaaaaaactaATTTacctgatatttaaaatttttaattgctatCAAATTTCAAATCtggttttctgctttgttttaacTTCTCATTGGCTTCAAGTGgatcttttccttcttaaaaaatgtTAGTTTTCAGAATCATCACCAGTATGCACTTAGATGTTGGTAAGGACTACTTGTGGTCTGGCTGTGAAAGTTCTTATCCTGCATCAGAGCCACTAACTGGTTGACTTCAGCTGTTAGAATGTGTTTCTGATTTTGACACCTTTTCGTTTATCTTTAAAAGTGTACTTTTCCTTTGCAGCTGAATTCCAACATGCTGAAACTGTATTTCGAGATAAGTCTGGTCGTAAGAGGAATTTGAAACTGGAACGTTTAGAGCAGAGGCGAAAAGCAGAGAAGGACTCGAAGAGAGAGGAGTTGTATGCCCAGTGGGGCAAAGGGTAAGAGAGCCACTGAAAGGAACACAAGACTGCAGTTACTGGAAGAAGTAATTTCTCTACTCTCCTGACCAATTAGTTCATTGTTTGCCTTTAAAGCTATTTTCAGGAATGGGAACTTCAGTGTGCTCAGTTTGCTTCCTACAATACTGACATATTTCACACTTCTGGTTGGTATTCTGGGAATTTTACCTTTTTCAGTATTTGCCCTGGACTGCTAGGAAGAGGAGGCTCTCCACGTGTAGCAGTATGGTCCTTCTCAGTGTAAGACTGGAGATGTTACACAGGATAGCAGACAGTCCTGGTTCTTTTTGTCCAGGCTTGCCCAGACCCGGCAGCAGCAACAAAATGTGGAGGATGCgatgaaggaaatgcaaaagcCTCTGGCCCGCTATATTGATGATGAAGATTTGGATCGGATGCTGAGAGAACAGGAAAGAGAGGGGGACCCCATGGCCAACTTTATCAAGAAGAATAAGGCCAAGGAGAACAAGAATAAGAAAGGTGAGCCTTCTGGGAATCATCAGAGATAGAGGTGATGTATGTGAAGAGAGAATCATTAGAATGATGATTCATAAATATGTGCAAAGAAGGCGTTCCTGTATAATTTCAAATTCTTTGTATTTGGGAATTTAAGTTGAACTTGATCAGAGATTtctgtataaaattattttttcctcactGCCATTCAGCTCTGAATTAAATTACATAGGTAACTAACTTCTCTCTCCTATCTTTAGTGAGACCTCGCTACAGTGGCCCTGCACCCCCTCCCAACAGATTCAATATCTGGCCAGGGTATCGCTGGGATGGAGTGGACAGGTAAGCCCAAGTATTTCCTacggttttgttttctcttccttgtaACCCTAACCTTCCCTGACTGTTCTCAAATCATTACACTCTGCCTCATTCTCTGCTCTAATCACAAGGTTAGTGATGTGCAGTGTACTTGCTTCTGTTTCTCAAATCCCATTTCCCATGCTCATagcactcctcctcctcctcttttccttttcaaagctTTTTAAAGCTCTGGGTAGATAACCGAGGTGGTCCAGATAGATACCttttttttgatgttggccaCTTCTGGTGATATTCTCTTAAGGTTTAGAGGGGATTGAGTGATGGGTGCTAGTCTGTAGCCTTCTGTATATTGTGTCTTTAAAATGTAGCCTTTGAACCTTTTCTTCACTGCCTAGGAGTGAGTCACTTGTAATGTCACACTGACCCCTACCACCTCACCTGTTCACCTACCCACGTCTGTGCCCACGCACACTTAACTTTCTGTATGCTATCATGGGTGAATTGTACAGGCCCCTGTCTGCAGTCAGTGCCTCTGCTTCCTGTGAGATTCCATCTCTTGCCTGCTGAAGGACATTGTTCTATCATGTAGCACAGTGACTCTCAAACTTTGTAATCTCAAGACCCCATTATACTCTTAAAGATTATTTAGGACTCCAGGAAGTTTTATGTGGGTTATGTCTATtaatatttaccatattagaaattaagtagttttaaaagtatttattctttttaaaaagccattacaATAGCATAGTtaccctgctttaaaaaaaaataactatattttctgaatgaaaatgTGAGACgaatagctttgatttgcatttttgcaGCTCTCAGCTCTCATTAATGTCTGGGCTAATAGAATACATTGGGATTTAGTCTGTTGCACTATGTTTAgttgaaatatatgaagaaaattcaaCTTTATACACAGGTAGTTAGGAAAGGAAGGTGtattagagttttttttaatactccACAAAAACTCAATAAGTTTCTTAAAGATTACTTATAATATGGAATCAGAAACCATATCAAAAATCTTTTCATTCTGTTAGATTAAAATTTATTGGTCTTTTTTCTACTTTGTACTTGTACTTCTACTTTTACTCATATGTGACTTTATAGCATCATCTGctgttcattgttttttttttttttcaggccttTCAAATGTTGATATATTTCATGTACAATATCAGATAATGATTATATACTAACATTAACTTTGATCTCATCAcagaaaatctttaaataaatagaagCTAAAAGAGTCCGTGGTAGTTTGTTACCATATTACCAAagctaaagttttaaaaaattctaatttatgCTCGAAAGCTCCAATTTGGTCATTAGCAACAACCCAGTATTACATCAGCCACTTTCCTTGAAGCAAAGGTCACTTCATACAATGGCTTTTTGTAGCTTCTACCAGATTTTGAACCTTGAGGATCGTGTCTTCTGTGAATATAGACAgtgttacttcttcctttccaatccagatgccttttgtttctttttcttgccggATTACACTAGGTAGAACTTCCAGTGCATATGTTGAGTAGAAGTAGTCAGAGCAGACATCTTTTACCTTATTGCTAACCTTAGGAGGAAAAAATTCAGTCTTTTCACCATTAAATTTTGTAAACTATAGTTTTGGTGGGGGGATACATTTCCTTTATTGAGTTGAGAAATTTC
This genomic window from Bubalus bubalis isolate 160015118507 breed Murrah chromosome 16, NDDB_SH_1, whole genome shotgun sequence contains:
- the BUD13 gene encoding BUD13 homolog isoform X2 — encoded protein: MAAAPPLSKAEYLKRYLSGADGGVDGGPESGRKRRKKRPKPSGAGGKGMRIVDDDVSWTSISTTKAEKEEEEDDGDLPVVAEFVDERPEEVKQMEAFRSSAKWKLLGSRSEDIPSHRQFCHDTPDSSPPRKVRHDTPDPSPPRRVRHDTPDPSPPRRVRHDTPDPSPPRKVRHDTPDSSPPRKVRHDTPDSSPPRKARHDTPDSSPPRKIRHGTLDSAPPRKVRHDTPDPSPPRRTRHDTPDSSPPRRTYHSSSDLSPARRARNCSPDTAQPRRTLDSVDRSQLRRAHHNSSDLAAYVPHSLPRTKSSEAPESSSKTSPHWKGPGPSHPSLPKNSKYEYDSDLSPLRKKKATSHVRSKQHDSKGDSRKTSDSDLSPPRHKQSSGPQDSDSDLSPPRNRPRHRSSDSDLSPPRRKQRAKSSDSDLSPPRRSQPLGKKAAHMYSGAKTGLVLTDIQREQQELKKRDQETMAFEAEFQHAETVFRDKSGRKRNLKLERLEQRRKAEKDSKREELYAQWGKGLAQTRQQQQNVEDAMKEMQKPLARYIDDEDLDRMLREQEREGDPMANFIKKNKAKENKNKKVRPRYSGPAPPPNRFNIWPGYRWDGVDRSNGFEQKRFARLASKKAVEELAYKWSVEDM
- the BUD13 gene encoding BUD13 homolog isoform X1, whose product is MAAAPPLSKAEYLKRYLSGADGGVDGGPESGRKRRKKRPKPSGAGGKGMRIVDDDVSWTSISTTKAEKEEEEDDGDLPVVAEFVDERPEEVKQMEAFRSSAKWKLLGSRSEDIPSHRQFCHDTPDSSPPRKVRHDTPDPSPPRRVRHDTPDPSPPRRVRHDTPDPSPPRKVRHDTPDSSPPRKVRHDTPDSSPPRKARHDTPDSSPPRKIRHGTLDSAPPRKVRHDTPDPSPPRRTRHDTPDSSPPRRTYHSSSDLSPARRARNCSPDTAQPRRTLDSVDRSQLRRAHHNSSDLAAYVPHSLPRTKSSEAPESSSKTSPHWKGPGPSHPSLPKNSKYEYDSDLSPLRKKKATSHVRSKQHDSKGSSPTHRKHHTLDSSSYPGDSRKTSDSDLSPPRHKQSSGPQDSDSDLSPPRNRPRHRSSDSDLSPPRRKQRAKSSDSDLSPPRRSQPLGKKAAHMYSGAKTGLVLTDIQREQQELKKRDQETMAFEAEFQHAETVFRDKSGRKRNLKLERLEQRRKAEKDSKREELYAQWGKGLAQTRQQQQNVEDAMKEMQKPLARYIDDEDLDRMLREQEREGDPMANFIKKNKAKENKNKKVRPRYSGPAPPPNRFNIWPGYRWDGVDRSNGFEQKRFARLASKKAVEELAYKWSVEDM